The following coding sequences are from one Scomber japonicus isolate fScoJap1 chromosome 3, fScoJap1.pri, whole genome shotgun sequence window:
- the LOC128355733 gene encoding parapinopsin-like codes for MQHSDFFPNASSYIGPQRDPPLSRTGFIILAIIMAIFTGPAIILNATVIIVSLMYKQLRKPLNYALVNMAVADLGTAMTGGVLSVVNNAQGYFSLGRTGCVMEGFAVSLFGITSLCTVALIAVERMFVVCKPIGQITFQKQHAVGGIALSWLWSLTWNLPPLFGWGRYELEGVGTSCAPDWHNRDPHNVSYILAYFAVCFAVPFAIILASYTKLMWTLHQVSNMASVEGGAVAKGETKVAFMVVLMVLTFLISWMPYAGLAMLVVYDPDVEIHPLVGTVPVYLAKSSTVYNPLIYIYLNKQFRKYAVPFLLCGKEPWVEDEASENVTTMETTTNQVAAA; via the exons ATGCAACACTCAGATTTTTTCCCAAATGCTTCCTCCTACATTGGCCCGCAAAGGGATCCCCCTCTGTCACGCACTGGCTTCATCATTCTGGCCATCATTATGGCCATTTTCACCGGCCCGGCCATCATACTCAACGCTACAGTGATTATTGTGTCCCTCATGTACAAGCAGCTGAGGAAGCCGCTCAACTATGCTCTGGTGAACATGGCTGTGGCTGACCTGGGAACAGCGATGACCGGAGGGGTACTGTCTGTGGTCAACAATGCTCAGGGGTATTTCTCCCTGGGAAGAACAGGCTGTGTGATGGAGGGCTTTGCAGTGTCTTTGTTTG GTATCACATCTCTGTGCACAGTTGCTCTGATTGCAGTGGAGAGGATGTTTGTTGTATGTAAGCCCATAGGGCAGATTACTTTCCAAAAGCAGCATGCGGTTGGCGGTATTGCCCTGTCCTGGCTGTGGTCCCTTACATGGAACTTACCGCCCCTCTTTGGCTGGGGCAGGTATGAGCTGGAGGGGGTCGGGACTTCCTGTGCACCTGACTGGCACAACCGAGACCCTCATAATGTCTCCTACATTCTGGCTTATTTTGCAGTATGCTTTGCTGTTCCTTTTGCCATTATCTTGGCATCCTACACAAAACTAATGTGGACATTACATCAG GTATCAAATATGGCCAGTGTGGAAGGTGGTGCAGTAGCTAAAGGAGAGACGAAGGTGGCATTTATGGTCGTTCTTATGGTCCTGACATTTCTGATCAGCTGGATGCCTTATGCTGGCCTGGCCATGCTGGTGGTCTACGACCCTGATGTGGAGATTCACCCGCTGGTAGGCACAGTGCCTGTTTACTTGGCCAAGAGCAGCACTGTGTACAATCCCTTGATCTACATCTACCTCAACAAACAG TTCCGTAAATATGCAGTGCCCTTCCTGCTGTGTGGGAAGGAGCCGTGGGTGGAGGACGAGGCCTCTGAGAACGTCACCACCATGGAGACTACAACCAACCAAGTGGCTGCTGCCTGA